Proteins from a genomic interval of Paenibacillus sp. FSL H8-0048:
- a CDS encoding FeoA family protein, with amino-acid sequence MAGAVIPLSEATNGSTLRISGIEVQGVLRRRLLDLGFVAGNRVEVLRRSPLGDPTAYRISNTTIALRREESSLIYGELIGGGEG; translated from the coding sequence ATGGCTGGAGCCGTAATTCCATTGTCTGAAGCTACGAACGGCAGCACGCTGCGGATCAGCGGCATCGAGGTCCAGGGTGTGCTGCGGAGAAGACTGCTTGATCTCGGATTTGTCGCCGGGAACCGCGTAGAAGTGCTGCGGCGCAGCCCGCTCGGAGATCCTACGGCTTACCGCATCAGCAATACTACCATTGCCCTGCGGCGGGAAGAGAGTTCCCTCATTTATGGCGAACTGATTGGAGGCGGAGAAGGATGA
- a CDS encoding spore germination protein: MPQEPKKSRKTTQDPVETSVPAPLPLKLSLEDNLHELNRRVGSSSDIVIRHYKSDAQHPLTLAFIFIDGLVNADTVNQAVLQSLMENSTLNGDSITTEAAFNLIKEHILPIGGVKEARTLEVLLPLLFDGYTLILFEGLQAALAADTSGWEKRSINEPTSQGVIRGPKEGFTESLRTGTAMLRRRLKTADLRIEEYTIGQHTGTGIALVYLKGLASEQVLTEIRRRLNAINTDAILESNYIEEFIQDGGLTPFPTIQNTERPDAMAGGILEGQVGIIIDGTPFALLAPSTFFNFFQSSEDYYQRYDISSFLRLIRYGAFFVSMLLPALYIAVTTFHQEMLPTTLLISLAAQREGVPLPAFAEALLMELTFDVLREAGVRMPRTIGPAISIVGALVLGQAAVQAGLVSAAMVIVVSFTAISNFVIPSLAIANSIRLIRFVMMFIAASLGLFGIMSFLMVLLIHMAGLRSFGVPYLSPVAPMIPRYLKDIFIRVPLWNMNMRPKTNLGKETRRQVPNQKPQPVENAANPSPAQPKPQGEGPA; the protein is encoded by the coding sequence ATGCCACAAGAGCCGAAGAAGAGCCGCAAGACTACCCAAGATCCTGTAGAAACCTCCGTACCTGCACCGCTTCCGCTGAAGCTCTCCCTTGAGGATAATTTGCACGAATTGAACCGCAGGGTCGGCAGCAGCTCGGATATTGTCATCCGCCATTATAAGAGTGATGCCCAGCATCCGCTTACCCTTGCCTTCATCTTTATTGACGGTCTGGTCAACGCCGACACCGTCAACCAGGCCGTCCTCCAGTCCTTGATGGAGAACAGCACCCTGAACGGAGATAGCATTACCACAGAAGCTGCCTTCAACCTGATAAAGGAGCACATCCTGCCAATTGGAGGAGTTAAGGAGGCGCGGACCCTGGAGGTGCTGCTGCCCCTGCTTTTTGACGGCTATACCCTGATACTGTTCGAGGGGCTTCAGGCCGCACTGGCCGCCGACACCTCCGGCTGGGAGAAAAGAAGCATTAATGAGCCAACCTCCCAGGGAGTTATCCGCGGGCCCAAGGAAGGCTTCACCGAGAGCCTGCGCACCGGGACCGCCATGCTGCGCCGCCGCCTGAAAACCGCCGATCTGAGGATTGAGGAATATACCATCGGCCAGCATACCGGGACCGGAATTGCCCTCGTTTATCTGAAGGGCCTCGCCAGTGAACAGGTGCTGACCGAAATCCGCCGCCGGCTGAACGCCATCAATACCGACGCCATTCTGGAGAGCAATTATATTGAAGAATTCATACAGGACGGCGGTCTGACACCCTTTCCCACCATTCAGAATACCGAACGTCCTGACGCTATGGCCGGAGGCATTCTGGAAGGCCAGGTCGGGATTATCATTGACGGCACTCCCTTTGCGCTGCTGGCCCCGTCCACCTTCTTCAACTTTTTTCAATCCAGCGAGGATTACTACCAGCGGTATGATATTTCCTCCTTCCTGCGGCTGATCCGCTATGGTGCCTTCTTCGTCTCTATGCTGCTGCCTGCACTTTATATTGCCGTTACTACCTTTCACCAGGAGATGCTGCCGACCACGCTGCTAATCAGTCTGGCTGCCCAGCGGGAAGGCGTTCCGCTCCCCGCCTTCGCAGAGGCGCTGCTGATGGAGCTGACCTTCGACGTGCTTCGTGAAGCAGGGGTACGTATGCCGCGGACCATCGGGCCGGCCATCTCCATCGTCGGTGCACTGGTGCTGGGGCAGGCTGCCGTTCAGGCCGGGCTGGTCTCGGCGGCGATGGTCATTGTGGTTTCTTTTACCGCCATCTCGAACTTCGTGATTCCCTCACTCGCCATCGCCAACTCTATCCGGCTGATCCGCTTCGTGATGATGTTCATCGCCGCCTCGCTCGGCCTGTTCGGCATTATGTCCTTCCTGATGGTGCTGCTGATTCACATGGCGGGCCTGCGCTCCTTCGGCGTGCCTTATCTGTCTCCCGTAGCGCCGATGATTCCGCGTTATCTGAAGGATATCTTCATCCGTGTTCCGCTATGGAACATGAATATGCGTCCGAAGACCAATCTGGGCAAGGAGACCCGCAGACAAGTCCCTAACCAGAAGCCGCAGCCCGTTGAAAATGCAGCTAATCCATCACCGGCACAGCCTAAGCCGCAGGGAGAGGGTCCAGCATGA
- a CDS encoding GerAB/ArcD/ProY family transporter, with amino-acid sequence MVNSKQVKEQVSSLQIAFMIMLFEIGSTPLFLLGGTAKQDSWLAMCAGSAAGFALLLVLMWIQQRSPGTDLIGMLKAHFGTAPGAFIGTVYSLYFAYQSMRNVRDLGELTAMTMLPRTPMAITMLVFVLLALYAIWKGAEVVFRLPEVLLPVMLFFYFLLVLMLGIMGVIDFSRLAPVMEGGLMPVLQAALPEIVSFPFGQMIVFLMLWTLWEKPGMPVKYTVNAYLLISAFLIFMNALNVAVLGPSIAGVSQLPFLKTVRVLSNLKFVERLDILVTIQLFLGLLIKMMLFYFCSVKALAELTGKPAKWWVFPVGAVIYGSSFLERDYTQHIAIGLGPSLKLDPLFQVAIPLLLALSIWVRGRLQRSA; translated from the coding sequence ATGGTGAACAGCAAACAGGTCAAAGAACAGGTCTCTTCCCTGCAGATTGCGTTCATGATTATGCTGTTTGAAATCGGTAGCACGCCGCTGTTCCTGCTGGGGGGCACCGCCAAGCAGGATTCCTGGCTGGCGATGTGTGCAGGCTCTGCGGCGGGCTTCGCCCTTCTCCTTGTGCTGATGTGGATTCAGCAACGGTCTCCGGGCACGGACCTGATTGGAATGCTCAAAGCTCATTTCGGCACAGCTCCCGGGGCGTTCATCGGCACGGTGTACAGCCTGTACTTCGCTTATCAGTCCATGCGCAATGTCCGCGATCTCGGTGAGCTGACGGCGATGACCATGCTGCCGAGAACCCCGATGGCCATTACGATGCTGGTGTTCGTGTTGCTGGCCTTATATGCCATCTGGAAGGGGGCGGAGGTCGTCTTCAGGCTGCCTGAGGTACTGCTGCCGGTCATGCTGTTCTTCTATTTTCTGCTTGTTCTGATGCTGGGCATCATGGGAGTGATCGATTTCAGCCGTCTGGCGCCGGTGATGGAGGGCGGGTTGATGCCGGTGCTGCAAGCGGCGCTGCCGGAGATCGTCTCGTTTCCCTTCGGGCAGATGATTGTGTTTCTGATGCTGTGGACGTTATGGGAGAAGCCAGGTATGCCTGTAAAATACACAGTGAACGCCTACCTGCTCATCAGCGCGTTCCTGATCTTCATGAATGCGCTGAATGTGGCCGTCCTCGGCCCGTCGATCGCGGGAGTCAGCCAGCTGCCTTTTCTCAAAACCGTCCGGGTGCTGTCCAACCTCAAATTCGTAGAAAGGCTTGATATTCTTGTCACTATCCAGCTCTTCCTGGGGCTGCTGATCAAGATGATGCTCTTCTACTTCTGTTCCGTAAAAGCTCTTGCCGAGCTGACCGGCAAACCGGCCAAATGGTGGGTCTTCCCTGTGGGGGCTGTCATCTACGGTTCCTCCTTCCTCGAACGGGATTACACCCAGCATATCGCCATCGGTCTGGGGCCGAGCCTGAAGCTTGACCCGCTCTTCCAGGTTGCCATTCCGCTGCTGCTGGCCCTGTCGATCTGGGTGCGGGGCCGGTTACAGCGCTCGGCTTGA
- a CDS encoding NAD(+) diphosphatase yields the protein MKECNGEGEVPYCEACAVFRFPVFSTAVSTAVLNRELDRILLIQQYKRKDYILLAGYVNKGENAEAALIREVKEEAGLEVVAYEYMRSQYFAPSNTLMLNYISVADTEDLSAMSDELDHAAWFTLDEAADAILPGSLAESFLLTIIDKLRQGRALEDFTAVVR from the coding sequence ATGAAGGAATGCAATGGAGAAGGAGAGGTACCCTACTGTGAAGCCTGCGCCGTCTTCAGATTCCCTGTGTTCAGCACAGCGGTGAGTACAGCCGTACTGAACCGGGAGCTCGATAGAATCCTGCTCATCCAGCAGTATAAGCGTAAGGATTACATTCTGCTCGCCGGGTATGTGAATAAGGGTGAGAACGCCGAAGCGGCCCTGATCCGAGAAGTGAAGGAAGAAGCGGGGCTTGAGGTGGTTGCTTATGAATATATGCGCAGCCAGTATTTCGCCCCGTCTAATACATTAATGCTCAATTACATCAGCGTGGCTGACACGGAGGACCTGAGTGCCATGAGCGACGAACTGGACCACGCAGCCTGGTTCACCCTGGATGAAGCTGCGGACGCCATATTACCAGGCAGCCTCGCAGAGAGCTTCCTGCTTACCATTATTGATAAGCTGAGGCAGGGGCGGGCTCTGGAGGATTTCACAGCGGTTGTCCGGTAA
- a CDS encoding glycerophosphodiester phosphodiesterase, translated as MNIINFAHRGASAAAPENTMAAFRKGLELGATGIETDVQMTSDGAVVVIHDESLNRTTSGSGYVKDKTLREVLEVDAGSWFSPEFAGERIPTLDELLDLLQGRETILNIELKNGTFLYPGMEEKVIAAVREQGMSERVVISSFNHYSLAYCKSLAPEIRTGILYGEGLYRPWNYAATLQADALHAHHSSVLPEFVNAAAEKGIVYHPWTVNDPERMQALIDAEVAGIITDHPDMLAGLLAARGV; from the coding sequence ATGAACATCATTAATTTCGCGCATCGCGGCGCATCCGCAGCCGCCCCGGAGAACACAATGGCGGCCTTCCGCAAGGGTCTGGAGCTTGGTGCAACCGGCATTGAGACCGACGTACAAATGACCAGTGACGGAGCAGTAGTAGTGATCCATGATGAGAGTCTTAACCGCACCACTTCAGGCAGCGGTTATGTGAAGGATAAGACGCTTCGTGAGGTGCTGGAGGTGGACGCAGGCTCCTGGTTCAGCCCTGAGTTCGCAGGAGAACGGATTCCGACACTGGACGAGCTGCTGGATCTGCTGCAGGGCCGGGAGACGATTCTGAATATAGAGCTGAAGAACGGGACCTTCCTCTATCCCGGCATGGAAGAGAAGGTAATCGCCGCTGTAAGGGAGCAAGGCATGAGTGAGCGGGTGGTAATCTCCAGCTTCAATCACTATTCCCTGGCCTACTGCAAATCACTGGCACCAGAGATCCGTACGGGTATTCTCTACGGTGAGGGACTGTACCGTCCCTGGAATTACGCGGCTACCCTGCAGGCGGATGCGCTGCATGCCCATCATTCCTCAGTACTGCCGGAGTTCGTGAATGCCGCTGCGGAGAAAGGGATTGTCTATCATCCGTGGACGGTTAATGATCCCGAGCGGATGCAGGCATTAATCGATGCTGAGGTGGCGGGAATCATTACCGATCATCCGGATATGCTGGCCGGGCTTCTGGCTGCCAGAGGCGTCTGA
- a CDS encoding GerAB/ArcD/ProY family transporter, whose translation MNGKIGTTQAAMLVVNTILPTATVVLPIIISTYAEQDAPLAIIMSTVAGLLIAWIVGAVIQNSNGAPFLEWVGEKSSPVVAVILGLLMLQFYLDTTATILREFVNFLKDNVLINTPVTVLVILILFITIYMVRQGLEAIARVNSLVILLYLFFVPLYLFGLYNDLNVHHLLPMFDHNLAEITLASLTPTAWMSEVAVLLFLAPYLQYPQRAKIIGWTGLLFVAVLMMFSLITALMVFGPEFIKLSSYPGFATISILRIGRFIEKLDILFISYWVLSIYLKFAIFLFVTVECFKQTFRVSSSRPFIGALGLIIALECLFSWESSAKLNVYNEEGRFVVFFLFNVLIPLGAVLLNKVQKSRSRRKGWDT comes from the coding sequence ATGAATGGAAAAATCGGCACCACCCAAGCTGCCATGCTTGTGGTCAATACCATCCTACCGACAGCTACTGTCGTGCTGCCTATCATTATCAGCACCTATGCAGAGCAGGACGCTCCGTTGGCAATTATCATGTCTACTGTGGCGGGACTGCTCATTGCGTGGATCGTCGGGGCGGTGATTCAGAACAGCAACGGCGCTCCTTTTCTGGAGTGGGTGGGGGAGAAAAGCTCCCCGGTGGTTGCAGTCATCCTGGGTCTGCTGATGCTCCAGTTCTACCTGGACACCACCGCAACCATTCTGCGGGAGTTCGTCAATTTCTTGAAAGACAACGTCCTGATCAACACCCCGGTCACGGTGCTGGTCATACTCATTCTCTTCATCACCATCTATATGGTTAGGCAGGGCCTTGAAGCGATCGCCAGGGTGAACAGTCTGGTCATTCTGCTCTATCTGTTCTTCGTACCGCTTTATCTGTTTGGGCTGTACAACGACCTGAATGTGCATCATCTGTTGCCTATGTTCGATCATAATCTGGCTGAGATCACCCTGGCGAGCCTGACTCCGACTGCATGGATGTCTGAAGTGGCGGTGCTGCTGTTCCTGGCCCCTTACCTGCAATACCCACAGCGGGCCAAGATTATCGGCTGGACAGGCTTGCTGTTCGTGGCGGTACTGATGATGTTCTCCCTGATCACAGCCCTGATGGTCTTCGGTCCGGAATTCATTAAGCTCAGCAGCTACCCTGGCTTCGCTACCATCAGCATCCTCCGGATCGGCCGGTTCATAGAGAAGCTCGATATTCTCTTCATCTCGTATTGGGTGCTGTCGATCTATCTCAAATTCGCCATCTTCCTGTTCGTGACGGTGGAATGCTTCAAGCAGACATTCCGGGTCAGCAGCAGCCGGCCCTTCATCGGCGCGCTGGGTCTGATCATTGCTCTGGAGTGCCTGTTCTCCTGGGAAAGCTCCGCTAAGCTGAATGTCTATAACGAGGAAGGGCGGTTCGTGGTCTTCTTCCTGTTCAACGTTCTGATACCGCTGGGCGCAGTCTTGCTGAACAAGGTGCAGAAATCAAGATCCAGGCGGAAAGGATGGGACACATGA
- a CDS encoding FeoB small GTPase domain-containing protein → MSEYTVAFAGNPNTGKSTLFNLLTGMRQHTGNWAGKTVVTAEGRFTHKEHTYRAVDLPGTYSLYSNSADEEAARDYIIFEEPDVTLVVLDATSLERNLNLALQVLEITGRAVVCINLIDEAKRLGIDINLKRIAERLGVPVTAISARNGIGIEALLDQIARVATGEFRAEPLKITYNEEIEQGIAELIPMVEQTVGARYPARWIALRLLDGDHSLLASLRAHMGRKGISVAKEVARHGVTACH, encoded by the coding sequence ATGAGCGAGTATACTGTAGCTTTTGCGGGCAACCCCAATACAGGCAAAAGCACGCTGTTCAACCTGTTGACCGGGATGCGCCAGCACACCGGCAACTGGGCCGGCAAAACCGTAGTCACCGCCGAAGGGCGGTTCACTCACAAGGAGCATACCTACCGGGCTGTTGACCTTCCCGGCACCTATTCGCTCTACTCCAATTCCGCCGATGAAGAGGCGGCCCGGGACTATATTATTTTTGAAGAGCCGGATGTAACGCTGGTGGTTCTGGATGCCACGTCGCTGGAGCGCAACCTCAATCTGGCCCTGCAGGTGCTGGAGATTACAGGACGCGCCGTGGTCTGCATCAATCTGATCGACGAAGCCAAGCGGCTGGGGATTGATATTAATTTGAAGCGGATTGCGGAGCGCCTCGGTGTGCCTGTCACAGCCATTTCGGCACGCAACGGGATCGGTATTGAAGCGCTGCTGGATCAGATCGCACGCGTAGCTACCGGTGAGTTCAGGGCAGAGCCGCTCAAGATCACCTACAATGAGGAGATCGAGCAAGGCATTGCCGAACTGATTCCGATGGTGGAGCAGACGGTCGGTGCCAGATATCCGGCACGCTGGATTGCCCTGCGCCTGCTGGACGGTGACCACAGCCTGCTGGCTTCCCTAAGAGCCCATATGGGACGCAAGGGTATATCTGTAGCGAAGGAGGTAGCCCGCCATGGAGTCACCGCGTGCCATTAA
- a CDS encoding Ger(x)C family spore germination protein translates to MNKQRTLLCLILCLPLLSLLLSGCWDDRELNELGITSGSAYDWENNQWKATYQVINPSSGASGMGGSGGGSTSSPPFLTFTVKGRTIMEAIERTNLTSTREMFFSHSRIAVIGESLARHGIHQLIDIFLRKQDARETVYVFISEGEAGVILDQLMQMTKNQGAGIQLMIEQESRLLSYYPGTRLYELAMSLSSESKSAVLPEILLTGSQTMDETSETAVTDLPSRLALGRLGVIKGDTFAGWLSQKQAFGLSFLTDNVDSATIAFPSRPATSDKLDASFVLQNSATTVRPVWAKDHYVMEVNVKGSGVLTELGSVMDLNERKAISEMEESLEQRVLELMNNAWTEVKRLKADVTGFAVRIHRSDPKRWKQIEQEKSWDSVFQAIELRPQVSIEMEQTGLSNKSFKSVQQK, encoded by the coding sequence ATGAACAAACAAAGAACCCTGTTGTGCCTGATTCTCTGTCTCCCGCTTCTCTCCCTCCTGCTCTCCGGCTGCTGGGATGACCGGGAGCTTAACGAGCTGGGCATTACCTCCGGCTCCGCCTATGACTGGGAGAACAATCAATGGAAGGCGACCTATCAGGTCATCAATCCCTCTTCAGGGGCCAGCGGTATGGGCGGCAGCGGAGGGGGCAGCACCAGTTCGCCTCCCTTTCTCACGTTCACCGTCAAGGGCCGGACGATCATGGAGGCCATCGAACGGACGAATCTGACCAGTACGCGGGAGATGTTCTTCTCCCACTCCCGGATTGCCGTGATCGGGGAGAGCCTCGCCCGCCACGGGATTCATCAGCTAATTGATATCTTCCTGCGCAAGCAGGATGCCAGAGAAACAGTATATGTCTTCATATCTGAGGGGGAGGCCGGTGTCATTCTGGATCAGCTGATGCAGATGACCAAGAATCAAGGGGCAGGCATCCAGCTTATGATTGAACAAGAATCCCGGCTCTTGTCCTACTATCCCGGAACCCGACTGTATGAGCTGGCAATGTCACTGTCCTCCGAGTCCAAAAGCGCGGTGTTGCCGGAGATTCTGCTGACTGGCTCCCAGACGATGGATGAGACCAGTGAGACCGCAGTTACCGACCTGCCCTCGCGGCTGGCTCTGGGAAGGCTGGGCGTTATTAAAGGAGATACGTTCGCTGGCTGGCTCAGCCAGAAGCAGGCCTTCGGGCTTTCTTTTCTAACCGATAATGTTGATTCTGCCACCATCGCCTTCCCCTCCCGGCCGGCAACAAGCGACAAGCTGGATGCCTCCTTCGTCCTGCAGAATTCAGCCACTACCGTCAGGCCGGTCTGGGCCAAGGATCATTATGTGATGGAGGTTAACGTTAAGGGTAGCGGTGTTCTGACAGAGCTTGGCAGTGTCATGGATCTGAATGAACGCAAGGCAATCAGTGAAATGGAGGAATCGCTGGAGCAGCGGGTGCTGGAGCTGATGAATAACGCCTGGACAGAGGTCAAGCGGCTGAAGGCTGACGTCACCGGGTTTGCCGTAAGAATACACCGGAGCGATCCGAAGCGCTGGAAGCAGATTGAGCAGGAGAAGAGCTGGGACAGCGTCTTTCAGGCGATCGAGCTCCGCCCGCAGGTCTCCATTGAGATGGAACAGACCGGACTCAGCAACAAATCGTTCAAATCTGTCCAGCAGAAGTAA
- a CDS encoding phosphodiester glycosidase family protein codes for MKKLFTLFTAFCLLAILLPAMQSGAAAAPQPKLAVYVDKENHSFIPLRFLNGFAGIQSVLTASGGQIQISRGENSITFTPGKPGASVNGKPVTVSVRSFSENGTTYVPLSLVSQTLGIQLQWNTEAGSLTLTSRADAGTAETATLPVQNGSLIKSGSPAVISGHHTYKVGSRSFSVQTVTVSLLHPSVKLDAVLAGNTVGKTEALASIAKRSNAVAAINGTFFAAYTNDAFKAPYGYIISGGKMLKNSSGDKRAVFAYDRNMLAELIPGSEFKARFDSGSILGALQAGPRLLVNGKVALNVAGEGFRDPKILTGGGSRSALGITRDHKLILLTSGGATIPQLAEIMKQAGAYQAMNLDGGASSGLYYNGKYLTTPGRLISNALVVQTK; via the coding sequence ATGAAAAAACTGTTCACCCTCTTTACCGCCTTCTGTCTGCTGGCAATCCTTCTTCCAGCCATGCAATCCGGTGCCGCTGCAGCACCGCAGCCTAAGCTTGCCGTGTATGTGGACAAGGAGAATCACTCCTTCATCCCGCTCCGCTTCCTGAACGGCTTCGCCGGTATCCAGTCTGTGCTTACCGCTTCCGGCGGCCAGATCCAGATATCACGCGGTGAGAATTCCATTACCTTCACTCCAGGCAAGCCCGGGGCTTCCGTCAACGGCAAGCCCGTTACCGTAAGTGTGCGGTCTTTCAGTGAGAACGGGACCACCTACGTCCCCTTGTCTCTGGTAAGCCAGACACTTGGCATACAGCTCCAGTGGAATACAGAGGCCGGATCGCTTACGCTGACAAGCAGAGCCGATGCTGGGACTGCAGAGACAGCCACGCTGCCTGTACAGAACGGCAGCCTGATCAAAAGCGGCTCGCCTGCTGTAATCAGCGGACATCATACCTACAAGGTCGGCAGCCGCTCCTTCAGCGTCCAGACGGTCACAGTCTCCCTGCTGCATCCATCGGTGAAGCTGGATGCCGTTCTGGCCGGGAATACCGTCGGCAAGACTGAAGCTCTTGCCAGCATCGCCAAGCGAAGCAATGCTGTCGCCGCCATCAACGGCACGTTCTTCGCTGCATACACTAATGATGCCTTCAAGGCTCCTTACGGCTACATCATCAGCGGCGGCAAGATGCTGAAGAACAGCTCTGGAGACAAACGGGCAGTCTTCGCTTACGACCGCAACATGCTTGCTGAGCTCATTCCGGGCAGTGAATTTAAGGCACGCTTCGATTCCGGTTCCATTCTCGGTGCACTCCAAGCTGGACCTCGGCTGCTGGTTAACGGAAAGGTCGCGCTGAATGTGGCGGGGGAAGGCTTCCGGGACCCTAAAATCCTGACCGGCGGAGGTTCCCGCAGCGCGCTGGGCATTACCCGCGATCATAAGCTGATTCTGCTGACCTCCGGCGGGGCAACAATTCCCCAGCTGGCGGAAATTATGAAGCAGGCCGGAGCCTACCAGGCGATGAACCTTGATGGCGGCGCCTCCAGCGGCCTATATTACAACGGCAAGTACCTGACGACTCCGGGACGCCTGATCAGCAACGCTTTGGTCGTTCAGACTAAATAA
- a CDS encoding GGDEF domain-containing protein, which produces MEEARNYMLTILSILIGVLTVYSTLRLTRDFFRQPQRTRAVRSSLVVLVISAGLGCMHLLGRRALTGFDTEGRSLLIPLFLYVLTLAGILYLFLRLRMILGEREQLKELAYRDTLTGLLNKNGMDHFWDHCKVSEQLAVLYLDLNRFKSINDTLGHHTGDLLLEAVGTSLQQFTCKGKRHIFRVGGDEFVIIAKRYSRKEAEQLALKVLERITRTYKLESHELFVSASVGITISQGRIDPKRLLQEADSAMYNAKQLGSGRYAVYKQEGRIPSVKLVSSSRAQ; this is translated from the coding sequence GTGGAAGAGGCCCGCAATTATATGCTGACGATTCTATCCATACTTATAGGAGTCCTGACCGTATATAGCACGCTCAGACTGACAAGGGATTTCTTCAGACAACCGCAAAGAACCCGGGCGGTCCGCTCGAGCCTTGTGGTACTGGTAATTAGTGCAGGGCTTGGTTGCATGCATCTGCTGGGCAGAAGAGCCTTAACCGGCTTCGATACAGAAGGCAGAAGCCTGCTTATTCCTTTGTTCCTGTACGTGCTGACACTTGCGGGTATTCTGTATCTGTTCCTGCGGTTGCGCATGATCCTTGGGGAGCGTGAGCAGCTCAAGGAATTGGCCTACCGCGATACGCTGACCGGCCTGCTGAATAAGAACGGAATGGATCATTTCTGGGATCATTGCAAAGTGAGCGAGCAGCTTGCGGTATTATATCTGGACCTGAACCGGTTCAAATCGATTAACGATACCCTCGGCCATCATACAGGGGATCTGTTATTGGAGGCCGTTGGAACCAGCCTGCAGCAATTCACCTGCAAGGGCAAGCGGCATATTTTCCGGGTGGGCGGAGATGAATTCGTCATTATCGCCAAACGCTACAGCCGCAAGGAGGCGGAACAGCTTGCCCTTAAGGTTCTGGAGCGCATCACCCGTACCTATAAGCTGGAGAGCCATGAATTATTTGTGTCCGCGAGTGTCGGCATCACGATAAGCCAGGGCCGGATCGATCCGAAGCGGCTGCTTCAGGAGGCGGATTCGGCTATGTACAATGCCAAGCAGCTGGGAAGCGGGCGTTATGCCGTATACAAGCAGGAGGGCCGTATTCCTTCCGTGAAGCTGGTCAGCAGCTCAAGAGCACAATGA